The Drosophila gunungcola strain Sukarami chromosome 3L unlocalized genomic scaffold, Dgunungcola_SK_2 000003F, whole genome shotgun sequence genome contains a region encoding:
- the LOC128258268 gene encoding anion exchange protein 3 isoform X3: MDKVFAGTSSRKDKFDVNTFQDNSQLPIGSRKKNSIRTNDLNIEEDSEYESQTEPLNNAQNYDDIPEDFPLVSERAGHGDHSDNSVDEKHVQFGGKKKIVVTPPSLSYDEQPTDQSHERKRRRSRHQYYRQRKFSHQDSVDPKNKLEENGDAGARRISVQPEDTALEEADLNELRSHRSDDPRALRRHKIHHSSIKLRELPQITISPFTNKKPEVDHSPHEIFVQLDELTGVGEDREWKETARWIKYEEDVEEGSDRWGKPHVASLSFHSLLNLRRCLETGVVLLDLNEKDLPAVAYRVVEQMVIEDLIDINDKPSVMRSLLLRHRHVNEHQGVLPFTKRKYNSYTSLQQLIPKSFLWMGADSSHQQFQQSQQAPRNLAKARRSICVTSSAPPTAAMLNVATATAAASAIDHRRHSTMSYLGNLSGVPDDKKIRIMPANEIGGSKRSNELKIDMKDDMYSSSQEDLKKLQNDTILKRIPAGAEATTVLVGAVEFLEQPTIAFVRLSEGVLMPTLTEVPVPVRFMFVLLGPRNFDLDYHEVGRSISTLMANEHFHSIAYKADDRKDLLSAINEFLDDSIVLPPGNWDRHDLLPFEELKAKKDWIRTRKIKALQVKRDSEMIKIGKDEEKALLEKQTLGAIGFTIGGGDGGGDGGSDDEDDKKKKKSSPLEKTGRLWGGLRNDLKRRMPMYKSDILDGLNTETLAATIFMYFACLSTAITFGGLVSAKTDSWIGISETLISCSLVGIVFHCLSCQPLVIIGTTGPLLLFDEALMVFCTKHEFDFLSLRVYVGIWLIIISLTVSAFEGSVYVRLLTRFTQEIFSALITLIYIVETFMKLISIYKENPLLADYNLPPPTLVAHDHATNGSLFNATAAVTANITQMMANVSTTAMPLPPAPLPRNQPNTALFCTILTLATFVVAYYLKLFRNSHFLGRNARRALGDFGVPISIAIFVLVDYLVPAVYTEKLVVPEGLSPSAPLKRGWYIGFDTSSTWIPFACVVPALLVYILIFMESQISELIVDKPDRGLKKGSGLHWDIVLLCLLNSACGLFGMPWHCAATVRSVTHVSSVTIMSRTHAPGESPRIVDVKEQRLSGFFVCLMIGLSVLMAPLLRLIPMAVLFGVFLYMGVASMSGVQLFERIRLYFMPVKHYPPTPYVKRLRPWKLHLFTTIQVLCLVVLWSVKSSQFSLAFPFFLIMMVPIRQNLSKFYKPEEMQALDGSEMKKNDDDEPDFYEQTNIPA; the protein is encoded by the exons ATGGACAAGGTCTTTGCCGGCACCAGTTCACGCAAAGACAAGTTCGATGTAAACACCTTCCAGGACAACTCCCAGCTGCCCATTGGATCCCGCAAAAAGAATAGCA tccGCACAAACGATCTGAACATCGAGGAGGACTCGGAGTACGAGAGCCAAACGGAGCCCTTGAACAATGCACAAAACTACGATGACATCCCCGAGGACTTTCCGTTAGTGTCGGAAAGAGCCGGACACGGTGATCACTCGGACAACTCGGTGGACGAGAAGCACGTCCAGTTTGGCGGCAAGAAGAAGATCGTCGTCACCCCGCCCAGTTTGAGTTATGATGAACAGCCCACGGATCAATCGCACGAACGTAAACGCAGAAGAAG CCGCCATCAGTATTATAGACAACGTAAATTCTCACATCAGGACAGCGTGGACCCCAAAAATAAGCTCGAGGAAAACGGTGATGCAGGTGCGCGTCGCATCTCTGTGCAGCCTGAGGACACGGCATTGGAG GAGGCTGATCTCAACGAGCTGAGATCACATCGTTCGGACGACCCGCGTGCCCTGCGCCGCCACAAGATCCATCATTCATCCATCAAATTGCGTGAGCTGCCGCAGATTACGATTTCCCCCTTCACCAACAAGAAGCCCGAGGTGGACCATAGTCCTCATGAG ATCTTTGTGCAACTGGATGAGCTCACGGGTGTGGGCGAGGATCGCGAGTGGAAGGAGACGGCCCGCTGGATCAAGTATGAGGAGGATGTGGAGGAGGGCTCCGATCGCTGGGGCAAGCCGCATGTTGCCTCCCTCTCCTTCCACTCGCTGCTCAATTTGCGTCGCTGCCTGGAAACGGGCGTTGTCCTGCTCGATCTCAACGAGAAGGACCTGCCCGCCGTGGCCTATCGCGTAGTAGAACAG ATGGTGATCGAGGACCTGATCGACATCAACGACAAGCCCTCGGTGATGCGTTCGCTGCTCCTGCGCCATCGCCATGTCAACGAACACCAGGGTGTCCTGCCGTTCACCAAGCGGAAGTACAACAGCTACACCAGCCTGCAG caacttaTACCCAAATCG tttcttTGGATGGGTGCGGACTCCTCCCACCAGCAGTTCCAGCAGTCGCAGCAGGCACCTCGTAACCTGGCAAAGGCCAGGCGGAGCATCTGCGTCACCTCCAGTGCCCCGCCCACGGCGGCGATGCTGAACGTGGCCACTGCCACTGCAGCAGCGTCAGCGATCGATCACCGGCGCCACTCGACGATGTCCTACCTGGGT AATTTGTCGGGCGTGCCGGATGACAAGAAGATCAGGATAATGCCGGCCAATGAGATTGGAGGCAGCAAGCGCAGCAATGAGCTAAAGATCGACATGAAGGACGATATGTACTCCTCGTCGCAGGAGGATCTCAAGAAGCTGCAGAACGACACGATCCTCAAGAGGATTCCAGCTGGTGCTGAGGCCACCACTGTGCTG GTTGGCGCCGTGGAGTTTTTGGAGCAGCCGACGATTGCCTTTGTCCGTCTTTCGGAGGGTGTCCTGATGCCCACCTTGACGGAGGTTCCGGTGCCCGTGCGATTCATGTTTGTGCTCCTGGGACCGCGAAACTTCGACTTGGACTACCATGAAGTGGGTCGATCCATCTCCACGCTGATGGCCAACGAGCACTTCCACTCGATTGCCTACAAGGCCGATGATCGTAAGGATCTGCTGTCGGCCATCAATGAGTTCCTGGATGATTCTATTGTCCTGCCACCCGGCAATTGGGATCGCCACGATCTGTTGCCCTTCGAGGAGCTGAAGGCCAAGAAGGATTGGATCCGCACCCGGAAGATCAAGGCGCTGCAGGTGAAGCGAGACAGTGAGATGATCAAGATTGGCAAGGACGAGGAGAAGGCACTGCTGGAGAAGCAAACGCTGGGAGCCATTGGATTTACGATTGGCGGcggtgatggtggtggtgatggcGGCTCCGACGATGAGGATgataaaaagaagaagaagtcCAGTCCGCTGGAGAAGACGGGCCGTCTGTGGGGCGGACTGCGAAACGATTTGAAGCGCAGAATGCCCATGTACAAAAGCGATATTCTGGATGGTCTGAACACGGAAACCCTGGCGGCCACCATCTTCATGTACTTCGCCTGCCTCTCGACCGCCATCACGTTCGGCGGTCTCGTTTCCGCCAAGACAGACAGCTGGATTGGCATCTCGGAGACGCTGATCTCGTGCTCCCTGGTGGGCATCGTCTTCCATTGCCTGTCGTGCCAACCGCTCGTGATCATCGGAACAACTGGACCACTCCTACTCTTCGACGAGGCGCTCATGGTGTTTTGTACGAAACATGAGTTTGATTTCCTGTCCTTGAGGGTTTACGTGGGCATATGGTTGATTATAATATCCCTGACGGTTTCCGCCTTCGAGGGCAGTGTGTATGTGCGCCTGCTCACGCGATTCACCCAGGAGATCTTCTCGGCGCTGATCACGCTCATCTATATTGTGGAAACGTTTATGAAACTGATTTCGATCTACAAGGAAAATCCTCTGCTGGCTGACTATAATCTGCCACCGCCTACGCTGGTTGCCCACGACCATGCCACCAATGGAAGTCTCTTCAACGCGACCGCTGCTGTGACGGCGAACATAACCCAGATGATGGCGAATGTCTCGACGACGGCCATGCCATTGCCTCCAGCACCGCTGCCCAGGAATCAACCGAACACCGCTCTATTCTGCACCATCCTCACACTGGCCACCTTTGTGGTCGCCTACTACTTGAAGCTCTTCCGCAATTCCCACTTCTTGGGTCGCAATGCTCGACGTGCCCTCGGCGATTTTGGTGTGCCCATCTCCATTGCGATTTTCGTGCTGGTGGACTACCTGGTGCCGGCTGTCTACACGGAGAAGCTGGTGGTTCCGGAGGGTCTGTCGCCCAGTGCTCCCCTAAAGCGTGGCTGGTACATCGGCTTCGATACCTCCTCCACGTGGATACCTTTTGCCTGCGTGGTGCCCGCCCTGCTGGTCTACATCCTCATCTTCATGGAGTCGCAGATCTCCGAGCTGATTGTGGACAAACCGGATCGGGGTCTAAAGAAGGGCTCCGGCCTGCACTGGGACATTGTGCTGCTGTGCCTGCTCAACTCCGCCTGCGGTCTGTTTGGAATGCCCTGGCATTGCGCCGCCACTGTGAGATCAGTGACCCATGTGTCCTCCGTCACCATCATGTCACG CACCCATGCTCCTGGTGAATCGCCCAGGATCGTTGATGTGAAGGAGCAGCGTCTGTCCGGCTTCTTTGTGTGCCTGATGATTGGTCTGTCGGTGCTGATGGCTCCACTCCTGCGACTTATTCCCATGGCCGTGCTCTTCGGAGTCTTTCTGTACATGGGAGTGGCCTCCATGAGCGGAGTGCAGTTGTTTGAGCG AATAAGACTGTATTTCATGCCTGTCAAGCATTATCCTCCCACGCCATATGTTAAGCGTTTGCGTCCCTGGAAGTTGCATCTGTTCACCACCATCCAGGTGCTGTGCCTCGTGGTCCTGTGGAGCGTGAAGTCATCGCAGTTCTCGCTGGCCTTCCCCTTCTTCCTGATCATGATGGTGCCCATACGTCAGAACTTGAGCAAGTTCTATAAGCCGGAGGAAATGCAAGcg TTGGATGGCAGCGAGATGAAGAAGAACGACGATGATGAGCCCGATTTCTATGAACAAACCAATATACCAGCCTAG
- the LOC128258268 gene encoding anion exchange protein 3 isoform X6, whose translation MMNSPRINRTNVNAEEAAISIIDNVNSHIRTAWTPKISSRKTVMQEADLNELRSHRSDDPRALRRHKIHHSSIKLRELPQITISPFTNKKPEVDHSPHEIFVQLDELTGVGEDREWKETARWIKYEEDVEEGSDRWGKPHVASLSFHSLLNLRRCLETGVVLLDLNEKDLPAVAYRVVEQMVIEDLIDINDKPSVMRSLLLRHRHVNEHQGVLPFTKRKYNSYTSLQQLIPKSFLWMGADSSHQQFQQSQQAPRNLAKARRSICVTSSAPPTAAMLNVATATAAASAIDHRRHSTMSYLGNLSGVPDDKKIRIMPANEIGGSKRSNELKIDMKDDMYSSSQEDLKKLQNDTILKRIPAGAEATTVLVGAVEFLEQPTIAFVRLSEGVLMPTLTEVPVPVRFMFVLLGPRNFDLDYHEVGRSISTLMANEHFHSIAYKADDRKDLLSAINEFLDDSIVLPPGNWDRHDLLPFEELKAKKDWIRTRKIKALQVKRDSEMIKIGKDEEKALLEKQTLGAIGFTIGGGDGGGDGGSDDEDDKKKKKSSPLEKTGRLWGGLRNDLKRRMPMYKSDILDGLNTETLAATIFMYFACLSTAITFGGLVSAKTDSWIGISETLISCSLVGIVFHCLSCQPLVIIGTTGPLLLFDEALMVFCTKHEFDFLSLRVYVGIWLIIISLTVSAFEGSVYVRLLTRFTQEIFSALITLIYIVETFMKLISIYKENPLLADYNLPPPTLVAHDHATNGSLFNATAAVTANITQMMANVSTTAMPLPPAPLPRNQPNTALFCTILTLATFVVAYYLKLFRNSHFLGRNARRALGDFGVPISIAIFVLVDYLVPAVYTEKLVVPEGLSPSAPLKRGWYIGFDTSSTWIPFACVVPALLVYILIFMESQISELIVDKPDRGLKKGSGLHWDIVLLCLLNSACGLFGMPWHCAATVRSVTHVSSVTIMSRTHAPGESPRIVDVKEQRLSGFFVCLMIGLSVLMAPLLRLIPMAVLFGVFLYMGVASMSGVQLFERIRLYFMPVKHYPPTPYVKRLRPWKLHLFTTIQVLCLVVLWSVKSSQFSLAFPFFLIMMVPIRQNLSKFYKPEEMQALDGSEMKKNDDDEPDFYEQTNIPA comes from the exons ATGATGAACAGCCCACGGATCAATCGCACGAACGTAAACGCAGAAGAAG CCGCCATCAGTATTATAGACAACGTAAATTCTCACATCAGGACAGCGTGGACCCCAAAAATAAGCTCGAGGAAAACGGTGATGCAG GAGGCTGATCTCAACGAGCTGAGATCACATCGTTCGGACGACCCGCGTGCCCTGCGCCGCCACAAGATCCATCATTCATCCATCAAATTGCGTGAGCTGCCGCAGATTACGATTTCCCCCTTCACCAACAAGAAGCCCGAGGTGGACCATAGTCCTCATGAG ATCTTTGTGCAACTGGATGAGCTCACGGGTGTGGGCGAGGATCGCGAGTGGAAGGAGACGGCCCGCTGGATCAAGTATGAGGAGGATGTGGAGGAGGGCTCCGATCGCTGGGGCAAGCCGCATGTTGCCTCCCTCTCCTTCCACTCGCTGCTCAATTTGCGTCGCTGCCTGGAAACGGGCGTTGTCCTGCTCGATCTCAACGAGAAGGACCTGCCCGCCGTGGCCTATCGCGTAGTAGAACAG ATGGTGATCGAGGACCTGATCGACATCAACGACAAGCCCTCGGTGATGCGTTCGCTGCTCCTGCGCCATCGCCATGTCAACGAACACCAGGGTGTCCTGCCGTTCACCAAGCGGAAGTACAACAGCTACACCAGCCTGCAG caacttaTACCCAAATCG tttcttTGGATGGGTGCGGACTCCTCCCACCAGCAGTTCCAGCAGTCGCAGCAGGCACCTCGTAACCTGGCAAAGGCCAGGCGGAGCATCTGCGTCACCTCCAGTGCCCCGCCCACGGCGGCGATGCTGAACGTGGCCACTGCCACTGCAGCAGCGTCAGCGATCGATCACCGGCGCCACTCGACGATGTCCTACCTGGGT AATTTGTCGGGCGTGCCGGATGACAAGAAGATCAGGATAATGCCGGCCAATGAGATTGGAGGCAGCAAGCGCAGCAATGAGCTAAAGATCGACATGAAGGACGATATGTACTCCTCGTCGCAGGAGGATCTCAAGAAGCTGCAGAACGACACGATCCTCAAGAGGATTCCAGCTGGTGCTGAGGCCACCACTGTGCTG GTTGGCGCCGTGGAGTTTTTGGAGCAGCCGACGATTGCCTTTGTCCGTCTTTCGGAGGGTGTCCTGATGCCCACCTTGACGGAGGTTCCGGTGCCCGTGCGATTCATGTTTGTGCTCCTGGGACCGCGAAACTTCGACTTGGACTACCATGAAGTGGGTCGATCCATCTCCACGCTGATGGCCAACGAGCACTTCCACTCGATTGCCTACAAGGCCGATGATCGTAAGGATCTGCTGTCGGCCATCAATGAGTTCCTGGATGATTCTATTGTCCTGCCACCCGGCAATTGGGATCGCCACGATCTGTTGCCCTTCGAGGAGCTGAAGGCCAAGAAGGATTGGATCCGCACCCGGAAGATCAAGGCGCTGCAGGTGAAGCGAGACAGTGAGATGATCAAGATTGGCAAGGACGAGGAGAAGGCACTGCTGGAGAAGCAAACGCTGGGAGCCATTGGATTTACGATTGGCGGcggtgatggtggtggtgatggcGGCTCCGACGATGAGGATgataaaaagaagaagaagtcCAGTCCGCTGGAGAAGACGGGCCGTCTGTGGGGCGGACTGCGAAACGATTTGAAGCGCAGAATGCCCATGTACAAAAGCGATATTCTGGATGGTCTGAACACGGAAACCCTGGCGGCCACCATCTTCATGTACTTCGCCTGCCTCTCGACCGCCATCACGTTCGGCGGTCTCGTTTCCGCCAAGACAGACAGCTGGATTGGCATCTCGGAGACGCTGATCTCGTGCTCCCTGGTGGGCATCGTCTTCCATTGCCTGTCGTGCCAACCGCTCGTGATCATCGGAACAACTGGACCACTCCTACTCTTCGACGAGGCGCTCATGGTGTTTTGTACGAAACATGAGTTTGATTTCCTGTCCTTGAGGGTTTACGTGGGCATATGGTTGATTATAATATCCCTGACGGTTTCCGCCTTCGAGGGCAGTGTGTATGTGCGCCTGCTCACGCGATTCACCCAGGAGATCTTCTCGGCGCTGATCACGCTCATCTATATTGTGGAAACGTTTATGAAACTGATTTCGATCTACAAGGAAAATCCTCTGCTGGCTGACTATAATCTGCCACCGCCTACGCTGGTTGCCCACGACCATGCCACCAATGGAAGTCTCTTCAACGCGACCGCTGCTGTGACGGCGAACATAACCCAGATGATGGCGAATGTCTCGACGACGGCCATGCCATTGCCTCCAGCACCGCTGCCCAGGAATCAACCGAACACCGCTCTATTCTGCACCATCCTCACACTGGCCACCTTTGTGGTCGCCTACTACTTGAAGCTCTTCCGCAATTCCCACTTCTTGGGTCGCAATGCTCGACGTGCCCTCGGCGATTTTGGTGTGCCCATCTCCATTGCGATTTTCGTGCTGGTGGACTACCTGGTGCCGGCTGTCTACACGGAGAAGCTGGTGGTTCCGGAGGGTCTGTCGCCCAGTGCTCCCCTAAAGCGTGGCTGGTACATCGGCTTCGATACCTCCTCCACGTGGATACCTTTTGCCTGCGTGGTGCCCGCCCTGCTGGTCTACATCCTCATCTTCATGGAGTCGCAGATCTCCGAGCTGATTGTGGACAAACCGGATCGGGGTCTAAAGAAGGGCTCCGGCCTGCACTGGGACATTGTGCTGCTGTGCCTGCTCAACTCCGCCTGCGGTCTGTTTGGAATGCCCTGGCATTGCGCCGCCACTGTGAGATCAGTGACCCATGTGTCCTCCGTCACCATCATGTCACG CACCCATGCTCCTGGTGAATCGCCCAGGATCGTTGATGTGAAGGAGCAGCGTCTGTCCGGCTTCTTTGTGTGCCTGATGATTGGTCTGTCGGTGCTGATGGCTCCACTCCTGCGACTTATTCCCATGGCCGTGCTCTTCGGAGTCTTTCTGTACATGGGAGTGGCCTCCATGAGCGGAGTGCAGTTGTTTGAGCG AATAAGACTGTATTTCATGCCTGTCAAGCATTATCCTCCCACGCCATATGTTAAGCGTTTGCGTCCCTGGAAGTTGCATCTGTTCACCACCATCCAGGTGCTGTGCCTCGTGGTCCTGTGGAGCGTGAAGTCATCGCAGTTCTCGCTGGCCTTCCCCTTCTTCCTGATCATGATGGTGCCCATACGTCAGAACTTGAGCAAGTTCTATAAGCCGGAGGAAATGCAAGcg TTGGATGGCAGCGAGATGAAGAAGAACGACGATGATGAGCCCGATTTCTATGAACAAACCAATATACCAGCCTAG
- the LOC128258268 gene encoding anion exchange protein 3 isoform X7, whose protein sequence is MPAKQEADLNELRSHRSDDPRALRRHKIHHSSIKLRELPQITISPFTNKKPEVDHSPHEIFVQLDELTGVGEDREWKETARWIKYEEDVEEGSDRWGKPHVASLSFHSLLNLRRCLETGVVLLDLNEKDLPAVAYRVVEQMVIEDLIDINDKPSVMRSLLLRHRHVNEHQGVLPFTKRKYNSYTSLQQLIPKSFLWMGADSSHQQFQQSQQAPRNLAKARRSICVTSSAPPTAAMLNVATATAAASAIDHRRHSTMSYLGNLSGVPDDKKIRIMPANEIGGSKRSNELKIDMKDDMYSSSQEDLKKLQNDTILKRIPAGAEATTVLVGAVEFLEQPTIAFVRLSEGVLMPTLTEVPVPVRFMFVLLGPRNFDLDYHEVGRSISTLMANEHFHSIAYKADDRKDLLSAINEFLDDSIVLPPGNWDRHDLLPFEELKAKKDWIRTRKIKALQVKRDSEMIKIGKDEEKALLEKQTLGAIGFTIGGGDGGGDGGSDDEDDKKKKKSSPLEKTGRLWGGLRNDLKRRMPMYKSDILDGLNTETLAATIFMYFACLSTAITFGGLVSAKTDSWIGISETLISCSLVGIVFHCLSCQPLVIIGTTGPLLLFDEALMVFCTKHEFDFLSLRVYVGIWLIIISLTVSAFEGSVYVRLLTRFTQEIFSALITLIYIVETFMKLISIYKENPLLADYNLPPPTLVAHDHATNGSLFNATAAVTANITQMMANVSTTAMPLPPAPLPRNQPNTALFCTILTLATFVVAYYLKLFRNSHFLGRNARRALGDFGVPISIAIFVLVDYLVPAVYTEKLVVPEGLSPSAPLKRGWYIGFDTSSTWIPFACVVPALLVYILIFMESQISELIVDKPDRGLKKGSGLHWDIVLLCLLNSACGLFGMPWHCAATVRSVTHVSSVTIMSRTHAPGESPRIVDVKEQRLSGFFVCLMIGLSVLMAPLLRLIPMAVLFGVFLYMGVASMSGVQLFERIRLYFMPVKHYPPTPYVKRLRPWKLHLFTTIQVLCLVVLWSVKSSQFSLAFPFFLIMMVPIRQNLSKFYKPEEMQALDGSEMKKNDDDEPDFYEQTNIPA, encoded by the exons ATGCCGGCTAAACAG GAGGCTGATCTCAACGAGCTGAGATCACATCGTTCGGACGACCCGCGTGCCCTGCGCCGCCACAAGATCCATCATTCATCCATCAAATTGCGTGAGCTGCCGCAGATTACGATTTCCCCCTTCACCAACAAGAAGCCCGAGGTGGACCATAGTCCTCATGAG ATCTTTGTGCAACTGGATGAGCTCACGGGTGTGGGCGAGGATCGCGAGTGGAAGGAGACGGCCCGCTGGATCAAGTATGAGGAGGATGTGGAGGAGGGCTCCGATCGCTGGGGCAAGCCGCATGTTGCCTCCCTCTCCTTCCACTCGCTGCTCAATTTGCGTCGCTGCCTGGAAACGGGCGTTGTCCTGCTCGATCTCAACGAGAAGGACCTGCCCGCCGTGGCCTATCGCGTAGTAGAACAG ATGGTGATCGAGGACCTGATCGACATCAACGACAAGCCCTCGGTGATGCGTTCGCTGCTCCTGCGCCATCGCCATGTCAACGAACACCAGGGTGTCCTGCCGTTCACCAAGCGGAAGTACAACAGCTACACCAGCCTGCAG caacttaTACCCAAATCG tttcttTGGATGGGTGCGGACTCCTCCCACCAGCAGTTCCAGCAGTCGCAGCAGGCACCTCGTAACCTGGCAAAGGCCAGGCGGAGCATCTGCGTCACCTCCAGTGCCCCGCCCACGGCGGCGATGCTGAACGTGGCCACTGCCACTGCAGCAGCGTCAGCGATCGATCACCGGCGCCACTCGACGATGTCCTACCTGGGT AATTTGTCGGGCGTGCCGGATGACAAGAAGATCAGGATAATGCCGGCCAATGAGATTGGAGGCAGCAAGCGCAGCAATGAGCTAAAGATCGACATGAAGGACGATATGTACTCCTCGTCGCAGGAGGATCTCAAGAAGCTGCAGAACGACACGATCCTCAAGAGGATTCCAGCTGGTGCTGAGGCCACCACTGTGCTG GTTGGCGCCGTGGAGTTTTTGGAGCAGCCGACGATTGCCTTTGTCCGTCTTTCGGAGGGTGTCCTGATGCCCACCTTGACGGAGGTTCCGGTGCCCGTGCGATTCATGTTTGTGCTCCTGGGACCGCGAAACTTCGACTTGGACTACCATGAAGTGGGTCGATCCATCTCCACGCTGATGGCCAACGAGCACTTCCACTCGATTGCCTACAAGGCCGATGATCGTAAGGATCTGCTGTCGGCCATCAATGAGTTCCTGGATGATTCTATTGTCCTGCCACCCGGCAATTGGGATCGCCACGATCTGTTGCCCTTCGAGGAGCTGAAGGCCAAGAAGGATTGGATCCGCACCCGGAAGATCAAGGCGCTGCAGGTGAAGCGAGACAGTGAGATGATCAAGATTGGCAAGGACGAGGAGAAGGCACTGCTGGAGAAGCAAACGCTGGGAGCCATTGGATTTACGATTGGCGGcggtgatggtggtggtgatggcGGCTCCGACGATGAGGATgataaaaagaagaagaagtcCAGTCCGCTGGAGAAGACGGGCCGTCTGTGGGGCGGACTGCGAAACGATTTGAAGCGCAGAATGCCCATGTACAAAAGCGATATTCTGGATGGTCTGAACACGGAAACCCTGGCGGCCACCATCTTCATGTACTTCGCCTGCCTCTCGACCGCCATCACGTTCGGCGGTCTCGTTTCCGCCAAGACAGACAGCTGGATTGGCATCTCGGAGACGCTGATCTCGTGCTCCCTGGTGGGCATCGTCTTCCATTGCCTGTCGTGCCAACCGCTCGTGATCATCGGAACAACTGGACCACTCCTACTCTTCGACGAGGCGCTCATGGTGTTTTGTACGAAACATGAGTTTGATTTCCTGTCCTTGAGGGTTTACGTGGGCATATGGTTGATTATAATATCCCTGACGGTTTCCGCCTTCGAGGGCAGTGTGTATGTGCGCCTGCTCACGCGATTCACCCAGGAGATCTTCTCGGCGCTGATCACGCTCATCTATATTGTGGAAACGTTTATGAAACTGATTTCGATCTACAAGGAAAATCCTCTGCTGGCTGACTATAATCTGCCACCGCCTACGCTGGTTGCCCACGACCATGCCACCAATGGAAGTCTCTTCAACGCGACCGCTGCTGTGACGGCGAACATAACCCAGATGATGGCGAATGTCTCGACGACGGCCATGCCATTGCCTCCAGCACCGCTGCCCAGGAATCAACCGAACACCGCTCTATTCTGCACCATCCTCACACTGGCCACCTTTGTGGTCGCCTACTACTTGAAGCTCTTCCGCAATTCCCACTTCTTGGGTCGCAATGCTCGACGTGCCCTCGGCGATTTTGGTGTGCCCATCTCCATTGCGATTTTCGTGCTGGTGGACTACCTGGTGCCGGCTGTCTACACGGAGAAGCTGGTGGTTCCGGAGGGTCTGTCGCCCAGTGCTCCCCTAAAGCGTGGCTGGTACATCGGCTTCGATACCTCCTCCACGTGGATACCTTTTGCCTGCGTGGTGCCCGCCCTGCTGGTCTACATCCTCATCTTCATGGAGTCGCAGATCTCCGAGCTGATTGTGGACAAACCGGATCGGGGTCTAAAGAAGGGCTCCGGCCTGCACTGGGACATTGTGCTGCTGTGCCTGCTCAACTCCGCCTGCGGTCTGTTTGGAATGCCCTGGCATTGCGCCGCCACTGTGAGATCAGTGACCCATGTGTCCTCCGTCACCATCATGTCACG CACCCATGCTCCTGGTGAATCGCCCAGGATCGTTGATGTGAAGGAGCAGCGTCTGTCCGGCTTCTTTGTGTGCCTGATGATTGGTCTGTCGGTGCTGATGGCTCCACTCCTGCGACTTATTCCCATGGCCGTGCTCTTCGGAGTCTTTCTGTACATGGGAGTGGCCTCCATGAGCGGAGTGCAGTTGTTTGAGCG AATAAGACTGTATTTCATGCCTGTCAAGCATTATCCTCCCACGCCATATGTTAAGCGTTTGCGTCCCTGGAAGTTGCATCTGTTCACCACCATCCAGGTGCTGTGCCTCGTGGTCCTGTGGAGCGTGAAGTCATCGCAGTTCTCGCTGGCCTTCCCCTTCTTCCTGATCATGATGGTGCCCATACGTCAGAACTTGAGCAAGTTCTATAAGCCGGAGGAAATGCAAGcg TTGGATGGCAGCGAGATGAAGAAGAACGACGATGATGAGCCCGATTTCTATGAACAAACCAATATACCAGCCTAG